From the Roseateles sp. XES5 genome, one window contains:
- the cysT gene encoding sulfate ABC transporter permease subunit CysT, which yields MTTSAAASVRWRLRQPSVIPGFGLTLGFSLAYLTLIILIPLAGLVWRSASLSGAEFFAIFADPRTLNALKVSFGTAFIAALVNVVFGLILAWSLVRYEFPGKKLVDALIDLPFALPTAVAGIALTALYAGNGWLGKLLEPWGLKVAFTPLGILVALIFIGLPFVVRTVQPVLEDMETELEEAAASLGAHRWQTFRLVVLPIVLPALLTGFALAFARAVGEYGSVIFIAGNIPYVSEIAPLLIVIRLEEFNYGAATAIATIMLGLSFAMLLVINLIQAWSRRRYGHGA from the coding sequence TTGACGACCTCTGCTGCCGCTTCGGTGCGGTGGCGACTGAGACAGCCGAGCGTCATTCCGGGTTTCGGACTGACGCTCGGCTTTTCGCTCGCCTACCTCACGCTCATCATCCTCATTCCGCTCGCCGGCCTCGTCTGGCGTTCAGCCTCGCTGTCGGGCGCGGAATTCTTCGCCATCTTCGCCGATCCGCGCACGCTGAATGCGCTGAAAGTGTCCTTCGGCACGGCCTTCATCGCCGCACTGGTGAATGTGGTCTTCGGCCTGATCCTGGCCTGGTCCCTGGTGCGCTATGAGTTCCCCGGCAAGAAGCTGGTGGACGCGCTGATCGACCTGCCCTTTGCCCTGCCCACGGCCGTGGCCGGTATTGCACTGACCGCGCTCTATGCCGGCAATGGCTGGCTGGGCAAGCTGCTGGAGCCCTGGGGCCTCAAGGTGGCGTTCACGCCCCTGGGCATCCTGGTGGCGCTGATCTTCATCGGCCTGCCCTTTGTGGTGCGCACGGTGCAGCCGGTGCTGGAAGACATGGAGACCGAGCTGGAGGAGGCCGCGGCTTCGCTGGGGGCGCACCGCTGGCAGACCTTCCGTCTGGTGGTGCTGCCCATCGTGCTGCCGGCCCTGCTGACCGGCTTTGCCCTGGCTTTTGCCCGCGCCGTGGGCGAGTACGGCTCGGTGATCTTCATTGCCGGCAACATTCCCTACGTCTCGGAAATCGCGCCTCTGCTCATCGTCATCCGCCTGGAGGAGTTCAACTACGGCGCGGCGACGGCCATCGCAACGATCATGCTGGGGCTTTCCTTCGCCATGCTGCTCGTCATCAATCTCATCCAGGCCTGGAGCCGCAGGAGGTACGGTCATGGCGCATAA
- the cysW gene encoding sulfate ABC transporter permease subunit CysW: MAHKGRLPSPTTETPLARFALMAVAFVFLALFLLLPLAAVFIEAFRKGAGEFFIAFGDPDTLAAIRLTLLVAVISVPLNLVFGVSAAWAIAKHDFRGKQLLITFIDLPFSVSPVVAGLIYVLLFGAQGWFGPWLQAHDVKIIFAVPGIVLATVFVTFPFVARELIPLMQAQGRDEEEAATVLGASGWQTFWHVTLPNVKWGLLYGVILCNARAMGEFGAVSVVSGHIRGQTNTLPLHVEILYNEYQFAAAFAVASLLAALALVTLVVKTVLELHYGAEIAAGRKH; the protein is encoded by the coding sequence ATGGCGCATAAAGGCCGTCTCCCCTCGCCGACGACGGAAACACCGCTGGCGCGCTTTGCGCTGATGGCGGTCGCCTTCGTCTTCCTCGCACTCTTCCTGCTCCTGCCGCTCGCGGCCGTCTTCATCGAGGCCTTCCGCAAGGGCGCGGGCGAGTTCTTCATCGCCTTCGGCGATCCCGACACGCTCGCCGCCATCCGCCTGACGCTGCTCGTCGCGGTCATCTCGGTGCCGCTGAATCTGGTGTTCGGCGTCAGCGCGGCCTGGGCGATTGCCAAGCACGACTTCCGCGGCAAGCAGCTCCTGATCACCTTCATCGACCTGCCCTTCTCGGTCTCGCCGGTGGTGGCGGGCCTGATCTATGTGCTGCTCTTCGGCGCCCAGGGCTGGTTCGGCCCCTGGTTGCAGGCGCACGATGTGAAGATCATCTTTGCGGTGCCGGGCATCGTGCTGGCCACGGTCTTCGTCACCTTCCCCTTCGTGGCGCGCGAGCTGATCCCGCTGATGCAGGCCCAGGGCCGCGACGAGGAGGAGGCCGCCACGGTGCTGGGCGCCAGCGGCTGGCAGACCTTCTGGCACGTGACCCTGCCCAATGTGAAATGGGGCCTGCTCTACGGCGTGATCCTGTGCAATGCGCGCGCCATGGGCGAGTTCGGCGCGGTCTCGGTGGTCTCGGGCCATATCCGCGGCCAGACCAACACCCTGCCTCTGCATGTCGAGATCCTCTACAACGAGTACCAGTTCGCCGCGGCCTTCGCGGTGGCGTCCCTGCTCGCGGCCCTCGCCCTCGTCACGCTCGTCGTCAAGACGGTCCTCGAACTTCACTACGGCGCGGAAATCGCTGCCGGCCGCAAGCATTGA
- a CDS encoding sulfate/molybdate ABC transporter ATP-binding protein produces the protein MDVSVQNIRKEFDRYPALNDVSLDIRSGELIALLGPSGSGKTTLLRLIAGLETPTLGSIYFGAEDASHKTVQERHVGFVFQHYALFRHMTVADNIAFGLTVRPRGERPEKAEIRRRVGKLLEMVQLSGLEKRYPNQLSGGQRQRVALARAMAIEPKVLLLDEPFGALDAKVRKELRRWLREFHDRTGHTTVFVTHDQEEALELADRVVVMSQGKIEQVGSSDDVYDRPNSPFVFSFIGDSASLPVTVADNAVRFQDRPIGIAPRPGESAGTLFFRPQDVVLVEDPAAPALEGRVATSRRLAGTRIADIDIGKAGEPHHVEIEIPLDAQAANGASLRFRPTRWKLFSA, from the coding sequence ATGGACGTCAGTGTTCAGAACATCCGCAAGGAATTCGATCGATACCCGGCGCTCAACGATGTCTCGCTCGACATCCGCTCCGGCGAACTGATCGCCCTGCTCGGCCCGTCGGGCTCCGGCAAGACGACGCTGCTGCGTCTCATCGCCGGTCTCGAAACGCCGACGCTCGGCAGCATCTATTTCGGCGCCGAGGACGCGTCGCACAAGACGGTGCAGGAACGTCATGTCGGCTTCGTCTTCCAGCACTATGCGCTCTTCCGGCACATGACGGTGGCCGACAACATCGCCTTCGGCCTGACGGTGCGCCCGCGCGGCGAGCGGCCGGAAAAGGCGGAAATCCGCCGCCGGGTCGGCAAACTGCTGGAAATGGTGCAGCTTTCGGGCCTTGAGAAGCGTTATCCGAACCAGCTTTCGGGCGGCCAGCGCCAGCGCGTGGCGCTCGCCCGCGCCATGGCCATCGAGCCGAAGGTGCTCTTGCTCGACGAACCCTTCGGCGCGCTCGACGCGAAGGTCCGCAAGGAACTGCGTCGCTGGCTGCGCGAATTCCACGACCGCACGGGGCACACCACCGTCTTCGTCACGCATGACCAGGAAGAGGCGCTCGAGCTTGCCGACCGCGTGGTGGTGATGAGCCAGGGCAAGATCGAACAGGTGGGCTCGTCCGACGACGTCTACGACCGGCCGAACTCGCCCTTCGTCTTCTCCTTCATCGGCGACAGCGCCAGCCTGCCCGTCACCGTCGCGGACAATGCCGTCCGTTTCCAGGACCGGCCGATAGGCATCGCGCCGCGTCCGGGTGAAAGCGCCGGTACGCTGTTCTTCCGCCCGCAGGATGTCGTGCTGGTCGAGGATCCGGCCGCACCCGCCCTCGAAGGCCGCGTCGCGACGTCCCGGCGCCTCGCCGGCACGCGCATCGCGGATATCGATATCGGCAAGGCCGGCGAGCCGCACCATGTCGAGATCGAGATCCCGCTCGATGCGCAGGCCGCCAATGGTGCGAGCCTGCGCTTCCGGCCGACGCGGTGGAAACTCTTTTCCGCCTGA
- a CDS encoding GntR family transcriptional regulator: MTQKVADSGRGRSHAVHRALKRAILDQALSPGAKLPEDSIGERLGVSRTLVREALVRLSEEGLVDLRPNKGATVARPTLEEGRNLFLTRMALERLVVETLSGKLTKEQIDTLSAHIAAEDAAKPEHALSIRLAGEFHTLLAQMTNNASLIRYVNETVARSSLILALYGRPHSSDCAVSEHQDILDHLIAGKSDAATKLMTHHLDSITTRALLPREDDRNIKDVLSAYAVAEGLA; the protein is encoded by the coding sequence ATGACACAGAAAGTAGCCGATTCGGGCCGCGGCCGCTCGCATGCCGTGCATCGCGCACTGAAACGCGCGATCCTTGACCAGGCCCTGTCGCCCGGCGCGAAGCTGCCGGAAGATTCGATCGGCGAACGCCTCGGCGTCAGCCGCACCCTCGTGCGCGAGGCTCTGGTGCGTCTCAGCGAGGAAGGCCTTGTGGACCTGCGCCCCAACAAGGGCGCGACGGTGGCGCGGCCGACGCTCGAGGAGGGGCGCAATCTCTTCCTCACGCGCATGGCGCTGGAACGCCTCGTCGTGGAGACCCTTTCGGGCAAGCTGACGAAGGAACAGATCGACACGCTTTCGGCCCATATCGCCGCCGAAGACGCGGCAAAACCCGAGCATGCGCTGTCGATCCGCCTTGCCGGCGAGTTCCACACGCTGCTCGCGCAGATGACGAACAATGCCAGCCTTATCCGCTACGTCAACGAGACGGTGGCGCGCAGTTCGCTCATCCTCGCGCTCTACGGCCGTCCGCATTCGTCGGACTGCGCGGTTTCCGAACATCAGGACATTCTCGATCATCTGATCGCCGGCAAGAGCGACGCGGCGACCAAGCTGATGACGCATCACCTCGATTCCATCACCACCCGCGCGCTGCTCCCGCGCGAGGACGACCGCAACATCAAGGACGTCCTCTCCGCCTATGCGGTCGCCGAAGGTCTCGCCTGA
- a CDS encoding aspartate/glutamate racemase family protein yields the protein MKILVINPNTTATMTEHIGKAARAAASAGTEITAVNPEHGPVSIEGYFDEAMSLAGLLDTIRRNPDCDAVVIACFDDTGLDAARCLTDRPVIGIGEAAYHFASMISNKFSVVTTLARSVPALEHNLSRYGLDARCARVRSSEVAVLELEKPGSNARQKISAEIGVAVAEDRAEAIVLGCAGMAGLAHDLAEEHGLPVLDGVSCAVKLAEAMAGLNMRTSRLGGYAPPPPSKLESIFKRMER from the coding sequence ATGAAAATACTCGTCATCAACCCCAACACGACTGCGACGATGACGGAGCATATCGGCAAGGCGGCGCGCGCCGCCGCCTCTGCCGGCACGGAAATCACCGCCGTCAACCCGGAGCACGGTCCGGTTTCCATCGAAGGCTATTTCGACGAGGCGATGAGCCTCGCCGGCCTGCTCGACACCATTCGCCGCAACCCGGACTGCGACGCCGTCGTCATCGCCTGTTTCGACGACACCGGCCTCGACGCCGCACGCTGCCTGACCGATCGCCCTGTTATCGGCATCGGCGAGGCCGCCTATCACTTCGCCTCGATGATCTCGAACAAGTTCTCCGTGGTGACAACGCTGGCCCGCTCCGTGCCGGCGCTCGAGCACAACCTTTCCCGCTACGGCCTTGACGCCCGTTGCGCGCGGGTGCGCTCCTCCGAAGTGGCGGTGCTGGAACTGGAAAAGCCCGGCTCCAATGCCCGCCAGAAGATCAGCGCGGAAATCGGCGTCGCCGTTGCCGAGGATCGTGCCGAGGCCATCGTGCTCGGCTGTGCCGGCATGGCCGGTCTTGCCCATGACCTCGCGGAAGAACACGGCCTGCCCGTGCTCGACGGCGTGTCCTGCGCCGTGAAGCTGGCGGAGGCGATGGCCGGCCTCAACATGCGCACCTCCCGCCTCGGCGGCTATGCGCCGCCGCCACCGAGCAAGCTGGAAAGCATCTTCAAACGGATGGAACGATAA